The Cryptomeria japonica chromosome 2, Sugi_1.0, whole genome shotgun sequence region tcaatcttatcaatctaagcaatcaagctaatcgaagaactcacattttcatcaaacaacagttgcagaaatcaaatcaaatctattgggatatcaatctcgcaaaaactccaaagatcaattatctcaattgatctcccgagggggcatcatcataccaggatttagcaatcaagagctagggcatcctatcaaattaataccatcatcaaaatgagattattctttgaatcaacgcgtcatcacacttcacttcaaagaggggcaaaatgtatacacctaaaaatggtctgaaggtaattaattaaataagcaattatttaattaatccctcctccccaatttaattgaattcactaagcaattttgattaaatctctcattcatctacttattaataaatctaaggatttattaaataggttcatttcatttcacccctttaattaattaattcaaattaattaattccccccatcaaaatcatttcttctaaatccctaattaattaaaacaaatcaaatcatgagttgttgagattaattagccattttcctaatatttgaatttttaaattcaaattctcctaacttctaccactcttaaacctaaccattcctaaacctaacccattctaccttcccccatgtcccctttcatccaacatcttctagaacctttgtgacacttgtcaataaatgttccctttaatccaaccccctttgccaacctcctccaatttaaccattgatatcttcaaatcaatctcaaccgttgattcatgccaactcacccctagccttggaaaatcctataaatagacctcattttggagcaatattggtccCAAATTCATATCATTTTTTGATGAGCCCATTTCATTCGTAGCTtaagaattgttactataggcatctagcttatagtttattagttttagcaatattatcatgctcatttcagcttaaatcttagcttaatcatccTAGGATAATCaatgcattcatatagcttaatcatgctattcttgctagattatgcattttcagcattcaaatcctccatctaagtgtagtcaagtcactaaatTTTGCATAAtccgatctgagagcatttttcatactcgcatttactaggaggcaataagtcgattagctatggttttgtctttctttgatttaaatcttctaaccatgcttgtaatgatttattgagtgcattgtggttgtaggtacaggtacacttcacagagcacgatagTATGGAAATCATGGACATGAATAGAAGGTGTATTTTTTCTTGTGTTTAtatttatgataatagaaatgctttcaatattttttatatttcttaaaCCTTCgtgataagaaaattaatattaacataaagatgcaaaataaaaagaaatatgcCCTAAAGCCGTAGAGTTATCAAGCTAGTTCTAATCTTTGTAAAAATTATTTGAGTGTATGTATTTCATAAAATTGTATGAAATGTACATCAATAGATTATTTTTTCTTTTGTGATTATATTCTTTATTATAGAAACgtgttcaatattttttatattttacaaatcttcataataaaaaaattaatattaccaTAAAGGTGCAAAAAAAGGAGCATACCCTAAAGCCATATAGTTATGAGGCTAGTTTTAACCTTCTTTCAATCTACTTAATTCTAAGAAATGATCTATGTAGCATATATATCGATGATATTGTAGATGTACAAGTatttttattttggtgttttaaataTTATTTCCAAGTTTTTAAGGTTGTTTTCCATACATTGTTTAATTTAATATATCATATATAAATCTTCTATTATGAgattttatgttttctattttttttttgtttagagaGATCATGATAAATTAATGTATTGTTAAGTGATGATTCACATATTTATGTTTAAATTTTGTAAATAATACATCTTAATGTTAAATTTGTAAGAAACCAAGATCATTTGGACAAACAATAGTATTAGCGAAGCTATGTTAGTCTAGTTAACACACACTAACTATGTAagttaatgaaaatataaaatgctatgcAAAAAAAGAATTAGGATGAAAGAAAAACATTCCATTAATCTCCCATGATTAAGTTACAATAAGATGACTCAATATATAGTGCAAAGAGGGATGGTCGCTACCAACTATAGCAACTGCTACCTAGGATAAGGCATACAACTTCAAGCTACAATAAGTCATTGAGGATATCCaccaattaaatattatattataatatggaAAGAATCTAAAGCCAACATACACCCTCAAGCATAGCTTATGTGGTTCGAACGAAGGCTCGTTGAGATCTCCATATATTTTTCATAGTTTCATCTAGAGAGTATAAGTACACTTAAACCAATTAACCCTAAAACATGACCATTTCCACTTCCTCATGAAAATTTCTGTCAAAATCTACTTAGTGAATCAAGAATAACCTCATAAAGCTGTGGCAATAAATGTATTTATCAGTATTGTTTTAAGATACCATCATTTCAAGACTTGTAGCTTCCTTCTTTTAAAATAATGATTTATCATCCACATTTATGACTTAGATGGATTAACCCCTTAAAAAATTTGGAATTTTATCTCAGTCCATGATTACCAAATCCTATGAGAACAACGTAAGGAATCCCCATGATTCAATTTTTATTCCCCTTATATTATGTCACTTTATAATTTTAGTGCATAGGCATGACCAATTAAAAACGAAAAAGCAATACATTATAAGACTAATGTGTAGATGTATCTAATTATTAAGCATGATTCAATTTTTATTCCCCTTATATTATGTCACTTTATAATTTTAATGCATAAGCATGACCAATTAAAAACGAAAAAGCAATACATTGTAAGACTAATGTGTAGATGTATCTAATTATTAAGCTATAACTGCCCACATAATGTATTGATGGTATTGCTCCCCTTTCGTTTGATTGTGTCGGATCTTTTGATTCAAacgaatctcttttttttttttatagcaattTACAGTTTGTATCGATGCATTAGACCATTTTGAAACCAATTCCTTCCTAATAGTAGGGATCACCTTCCGTAAAACAGACAAGACCACCAAATTTTTTTCCAACTGCATCTCCTCTCCCTATATAAATCACCCAATATTATGTGGTGCTTATCACAGTGGTGATTGCAAAGAGAAAAGGATCAAGAAATAGAAATGGCCACTTACAGGTTATTCATATTGATCCTGCTAATATCTGTCTGGTTTTCTAAGATTCATAGCTATAATCTTCAGTCTGCCTGCGAATTGGCCGAGGATCCTAAGTCATGCCTCTCTAGTTTACTTCAACATCCAAGCTCTTTAAGAGCTAGtcccaaaaatatcaccaaaattgCTTTGTACAGAAGTTTAAGTAAAGTTCAAAGGGTGAAAGATCTGATTCCTCCTCTGGGTTGGGTAGGCAGAGCATTCGATGCAAAGTTGAGCAGTGCAATTGGACATTGCTTAAATTTTTATGATCTTGCTATACAAAATTTGAAGGACGCTCAGATAAGATTGTCTCGTTCTAGTAGTTTTTATGATTTGAAGTGGTCTCATGCAGTCCACATTCAGACTTTACTAAGTGCGGCTCAAACTGATCAGCGGACCTGTGAAAGAGCCCTTCATCATGCCAATGTAGATTTCAGTGAATTCACGTTCACTAATGGCATGCATAGTGCCTCGAAGGCTGTAGGTGACAGTATGGCTGTGGTTAAGAAATTGTGGATCTTGAACAGGGCTCCAATCCACCATAAGCGACGTCTGTTATCTGATGGATATGATTTGGGCCTGGTTGAAGATGGGTTTCCTTGGTGGGCGTCTCGTTCAGAGAGGAGAAAGCTTTTACAGACTTTTGAATCTTCCCGAACGGACGCAACCGTGGCGCAAGATGGCAGTGGAGATTACACGACGATTGCAGCAGCCATTAATGCTGTTCCTGTGAATAATCCCCACAGATACGTGATCCGTATCAAACGAGGAGTGTACAGAGAAAACATTCAGGTGCCCCGTGAGAAGCCTAATATTATGTTGGTGGGAGATGGCGTGGACGCCACTGTCATTACTAGTAGCAAAGGCACCGGTGATGGATATGGATTCCTCGACACTCCAGCTCTAGGtttgattcaaattcaaattcaaatctctAGATTTGATAGttgtatttaagatatttatattAGGATAAAGGATTAATATTTGGATTTCAGTTTCAATCTTATGACTTTCAGATTATTACATATTTTACTTTTTTTTAGCTTGATTTAATAACAAAGTTGTAGATATAAGCTCTGAATGATgtcaaattcaaatcttctagaATATCctttttcctaattttctattGTATTTCTAGTTAAAGATTGAACCATTCAATTATGAAAACATCTATGCAACCTTCTAAATTGGTTTAATTGAAGAATATGCAGTtttcaatgaaacaattttttttattaacaaaAATTCTTACTTTTTCATAagtgtatttaagatatctattctAGCTTATTTTCTTTTGACAAAGATTAATGTGTGGACTTCAATTTCAATGACTCAAGAtacttcttctttttcatcttgaTTTAACAGAAAAGTCATTGATTTAGGCACCTAAACAGTGCCGAGTTAAAAGCTTCTGCAATATATTAATGCTAATGTTCtagttaaatattaaaacatttgaTTGTGAAACATTTAAATTGGTTTAATTGAAATATATGCAGTTATGTACAAACAGATTTTCTTTATTAATGTTGTAAAGTGTAATGGTGTGAATTGTGATAACAAAAAATCTTAGTTTTTACTTTTAGATTAAATTATGTGTTATCgttttcatcatcaacatttctgATCATACTTCATGATCCATTCTTGTTTTCTAAATACCTCACCTGATAATAAGAATGATCTGAAAGGTTTTCCTACTCACTGTTGTAGTTAAACATCGAACCGTTCAATTAGTAAACCTTTCTAAACTGATTTCATTTGAAATATGTGCAGTTGTCTACTCGAACGGTTTTGTGGCTCGTGACATTACATTTCAGAACACAGCAGGTCCAGCAAAAGAGGTGGGAGTTGCACTCATGGTGGTATCAAACAATGCAGCCGTTTACCGTTGCAAGTTGGAGGGCTTCCAAGACACTCTGTACGCGCATTCCATGCGTCAATTCTACAGGGAATGCGAAATCTATGGAACCATCGACTTCATCTGCGGTAACGCTGCAGCAGTCTTCCAGAAATGCAAGATTTATGTTAGAACACCCCTCCAGGGCCAACAAAATGTGATCACAGCTCAAGAAAGAGAGATCCCAAATGAGAATACAGCAATAGTTATTGACAACTGTCAAGTCAATCAGGACACCGAGGTGCAAACGTTGTCTGGGGGCTCTGTGGCGACGTACCTGGGGAGGCCCTGGGGACACTACTCTCGCACTGTTTACATCAATACTTATTTGGGCGGTTTCATCGACCCAGATGGCTGGTTTCCATGGGGCAATCGAGATGACTCACAGACTGTATTTTATGGAGAATATAACAACAAAGGACCCGGGGCTGATACTTCAAGACGATGCAAATGGCCTGGCTTTCATGTCCTCACCAGCCCCTCTAGTGTTGCACCCTTTAGTGCATCTGCTTTGCTCCAGCTCGAAGATTGGTTGCCATCGGGAATACCTGCTGACCAAGACACCTAAGTAACATTCATTAAAGTGTGATAACCCCTATTTTGACAATAATTTGAATGTAATGTATTTCACAAAATTCATTGAAATGGACATGGATAAAGGGTATTTTAACTTTTGggttta contains the following coding sequences:
- the LOC131078783 gene encoding pectinesterase-like, coding for MATYRLFILILLISVWFSKIHSYNLQSACELAEDPKSCLSSLLQHPSSLRASPKNITKIALYRSLSKVQRVKDLIPPLGWVGRAFDAKLSSAIGHCLNFYDLAIQNLKDAQIRLSRSSSFYDLKWSHAVHIQTLLSAAQTDQRTCERALHHANVDFSEFTFTNGMHSASKAVGDSMAVVKKLWILNRAPIHHKRRLLSDGYDLGLVEDGFPWWASRSERRKLLQTFESSRTDATVAQDGSGDYTTIAAAINAVPVNNPHRYVIRIKRGVYRENIQVPREKPNIMLVGDGVDATVITSSKGTGDGYGFLDTPALVVYSNGFVARDITFQNTAGPAKEVGVALMVVSNNAAVYRCKLEGFQDTLYAHSMRQFYRECEIYGTIDFICGNAAAVFQKCKIYVRTPLQGQQNVITAQEREIPNENTAIVIDNCQVNQDTEVQTLSGGSVATYLGRPWGHYSRTVYINTYLGGFIDPDGWFPWGNRDDSQTVFYGEYNNKGPGADTSRRCKWPGFHVLTSPSSVAPFSASALLQLEDWLPSGIPADQDT